One genomic segment of Protaetiibacter intestinalis includes these proteins:
- a CDS encoding LacI family DNA-binding transcriptional regulator, which translates to MSTSRRSSGRVTISDIAERAGVSIGAVSFALNGRKGVSEETRARVLRVADELGWAPSTAARSLAEAKTETFGLVLARDPHNLGVESFYMEFFAGLEIELSKRGYSLLLQVVGSTDDALATLQKWHRTRRVDGVVLTDLIDDDPRAAFVADSGLPAVVVGDPGIAGGLTSVWTDDAASMREAVRHLVSLGHRRIARVAGLGSLAHTRIRDDAFAEETGLLGVAGELLRTDYTPEAGERVTREALTGAEPPTALIYDNDVMAVAGLTVAMELGLGVPGEVSIVAWDDSVLCEHTLPKLTALSHDVVAFGSHVARRLFDVVAGSEPAAFLDSTPHLVVRGSTGTATRDS; encoded by the coding sequence GTGAGCACTTCCCGGCGATCGAGCGGTCGTGTGACCATCAGCGACATCGCCGAACGCGCGGGGGTGTCGATCGGCGCCGTCTCGTTCGCGCTCAACGGGCGCAAGGGCGTCTCGGAGGAGACCCGCGCCCGCGTGCTGCGGGTGGCCGACGAGCTCGGCTGGGCGCCCTCGACGGCGGCTCGGTCGCTCGCCGAGGCGAAGACCGAGACGTTCGGCCTCGTGCTCGCCCGCGACCCCCACAACCTGGGCGTCGAGTCGTTCTACATGGAGTTCTTCGCGGGCCTCGAGATCGAGCTCTCGAAGCGCGGCTACAGCCTGCTGCTGCAGGTGGTGGGGTCGACGGACGACGCGCTCGCGACCCTGCAGAAGTGGCACCGCACGCGCCGGGTCGACGGGGTCGTGCTCACCGACCTCATCGACGACGACCCGCGCGCCGCGTTCGTCGCGGACTCCGGGCTGCCGGCGGTCGTGGTGGGCGACCCGGGTATCGCCGGGGGCCTCACGAGCGTGTGGACGGATGACGCGGCCTCGATGCGCGAGGCGGTGCGGCACCTGGTGTCGCTCGGCCACCGTCGGATCGCGCGGGTGGCCGGGCTCGGCTCGCTCGCCCACACCCGCATCCGCGACGACGCGTTCGCGGAGGAGACCGGCCTCCTGGGCGTCGCGGGCGAGCTGCTGCGCACCGACTACACGCCGGAGGCGGGCGAGCGCGTGACGCGCGAGGCGCTCACGGGGGCGGAGCCGCCGACGGCGCTCATCTACGACAACGACGTGATGGCGGTGGCGGGGCTCACGGTCGCGATGGAGCTGGGGCTCGGCGTGCCGGGGGAGGTGTCGATCGTCGCCTGGGACGACTCGGTGCTGTGCGAGCACACCCTGCCGAAGCTCACCGCGCTCAGCCACGACGTCGTCGCGTTCGGCTCGCACGTGGCGCGCCGTCTGTTCGACGTCGTCGCGGGTTCCGAGCCGGCCGCCTTCCTCGACTCGACCCCGCATCTCGTGGTGCGCGGCTCGACGGGCACGGCGACTCGGGACAGCTGA
- a CDS encoding GntR family transcriptional regulator, with protein sequence MPIPGGTHGVGRSLLRDDVFRRLRDAIVDGTFEPGEQLKDGELADWLGVSRTPIREALLRLGASGLVQAIPGRSTTVTTIDPRAVRDARDVIAAMHALAVRQVAGRLGDDELARMRAANRRFAEAVASGRVADALDADEELHRIPVAAAGNQALESVLDHFDPLVRRAEGQRFRHDGGASVQVHDRLIEALAAGDAEQAASVAFEIWHSLAPADEDPSS encoded by the coding sequence ATGCCCATTCCCGGAGGAACCCACGGCGTCGGCCGCTCGCTGCTGCGCGACGACGTCTTCAGGCGTCTCCGCGACGCGATCGTCGACGGCACGTTCGAGCCGGGAGAGCAGCTCAAGGACGGGGAGCTCGCGGACTGGCTGGGGGTCAGCCGCACGCCCATCCGCGAGGCCCTGCTCCGGCTGGGGGCGAGCGGGCTCGTGCAGGCGATACCGGGCCGGTCGACGACCGTCACCACGATCGACCCCCGCGCGGTTCGAGACGCCCGGGACGTGATCGCGGCGATGCACGCCTTGGCGGTGCGGCAGGTGGCGGGGAGACTCGGCGACGACGAGCTCGCCCGCATGAGAGCGGCCAACCGGCGTTTCGCCGAGGCCGTCGCCTCAGGCCGGGTCGCGGATGCGCTCGACGCGGACGAAGAACTCCACCGGATCCCGGTCGCGGCAGCGGGGAATCAGGCCCTCGAATCGGTGCTCGATCACTTCGACCCGCTGGTGCGTCGCGCCGAGGGCCAGCGCTTCCGGCACGACGGAGGCGCCTCCGTCCAGGTGCACGACCGCCTCATCGAGGCGCTCGCGGCCGGAGATGCCGAGCAGGCGGCGAGCGTGGCGTTCGAGATCTGGCACAGCCTGGCCCCCGCGGACGAGGATCCGAGCAGCTGA
- a CDS encoding alpha/beta fold hydrolase has protein sequence MNTTEQGIRNIVLVHGAFADGSGWRRVYDNLTARGYRVSIVQNPLTSLEDDVAATRRVLDRQDGPSILVGHSWGGTVITEAGVHDGVAGLVYVAALAPDSGETTAQQYEGFAPTPEFVIDVGDDGFGYLDADAFKAGFAADADDADAAFLRDSQVPINMSVFGAAVTRAAWRDKPTWAVIGSDDKAFDPAMVQHMAHRMGAAITTVAASHALYLTQADVVSDVIVAAAENALVGIS, from the coding sequence ATGAACACCACTGAGCAGGGGATCAGGAACATCGTCCTCGTGCACGGCGCGTTCGCGGACGGCTCCGGCTGGCGTCGCGTGTACGACAACCTGACGGCGCGGGGGTACCGCGTGTCGATCGTGCAGAATCCCCTCACGTCTCTCGAGGACGACGTCGCCGCCACCCGGCGGGTCCTCGACCGGCAGGATGGCCCGAGCATCCTCGTCGGCCACTCCTGGGGCGGCACCGTCATCACCGAGGCGGGAGTGCACGACGGGGTCGCCGGACTCGTCTACGTGGCCGCACTCGCGCCGGACTCGGGCGAGACCACGGCGCAGCAGTACGAGGGATTCGCCCCCACCCCCGAGTTCGTGATCGACGTGGGCGACGACGGCTTCGGGTACCTCGACGCCGATGCGTTCAAGGCCGGATTCGCGGCGGACGCCGACGACGCCGACGCGGCCTTCCTCCGCGATTCGCAGGTGCCGATCAACATGTCGGTGTTCGGTGCGGCGGTCACCCGGGCCGCGTGGCGCGACAAGCCGACGTGGGCGGTCATCGGCTCGGACGACAAGGCGTTCGACCCCGCGATGGTGCAGCACATGGCCCACCGGATGGGGGCGGCGATCACCACCGTCGCGGCCAGCCACGCCCTCTACCTGACGCAGGCCGACGTCGTCTCCGACGTCATCGTCGCGGCCGCCGAGAACGCCCTGGTCGGCATCTCCTGA
- a CDS encoding TRIC cation channel family protein: protein MGIFGAIAASKALSLGVGSVGAIVVGVIGAIGGGMLRDVILNRPISILQVGTLYAVAAAAGSGVLILLVHVGTPVPIAGIVSAAVTAMVRVAAVAFGWSFPEQRALRGRRAREATIR from the coding sequence ATGGGGATCTTCGGCGCCATCGCCGCGTCGAAGGCCCTCAGCCTCGGGGTGGGGAGCGTCGGCGCGATCGTCGTGGGCGTGATCGGCGCGATCGGTGGCGGGATGCTGCGCGACGTCATCCTCAACCGCCCGATCTCGATCCTGCAGGTCGGGACGCTGTACGCGGTGGCCGCCGCCGCCGGTTCGGGGGTGCTCATCCTGCTCGTCCACGTCGGCACGCCCGTGCCGATCGCGGGGATCGTCTCCGCCGCGGTCACCGCGATGGTACGCGTCGCCGCCGTGGCGTTCGGGTGGAGCTTCCCCGAACAGCGTGCCCTCCGTGGGCGTCGCGCCCGGGAGGCAACGATTCGATAA
- a CDS encoding ABC transporter substrate-binding protein, protein MASRKAVAAAIAGAATAALLLTSCSGAPTGSDDGLDGEVTGEVTFVTWRTDLIEDGTFDTYAEEFHAKYPDATVKFEGITDYEGELRTRLSTTNYGDVLGIPNSVLPDQLADFFEPLGQTADLESTYRFLAPKSYEGVQYGIALGGNANGILYNKDVYEQAGVDTFPTTEKEWLAAAAKIKATGAIPLYTNYKDGWPLSQWSGNMGAITGDPDAVNKIAEEDAPWTEGGELYAIDSLIYESVAGGFTEADPLTTNWEQSKVDFATGKIATMALGSWAISQMQAAATDNGIDPSVVGYAAFPATASDGTQYAIVGGDYNLGINKHSKVKAAAKAWIDFLIEDSGFTDTQGMVSPLLSKDLPDNLAGFADAGVELLELNAAPAGKEALFNNIADAAQIDIWGNIYRQKLVDIARGAADGDKESYFAELNERWADARAAQG, encoded by the coding sequence ATGGCATCACGGAAGGCAGTCGCGGCAGCGATCGCCGGCGCCGCGACCGCGGCGCTGCTGCTCACGTCCTGCTCGGGAGCCCCCACCGGCAGCGACGACGGCCTGGACGGCGAGGTGACCGGCGAGGTCACCTTCGTCACCTGGCGCACCGACCTCATCGAGGACGGCACCTTCGACACGTACGCCGAGGAGTTCCACGCGAAGTACCCGGACGCGACCGTCAAGTTCGAGGGCATCACCGACTACGAGGGCGAGCTGCGCACCCGCCTCTCGACCACCAACTACGGCGACGTGCTCGGCATCCCCAACAGCGTGCTGCCCGACCAGCTCGCCGACTTCTTCGAGCCGCTCGGCCAGACCGCCGACCTCGAGTCCACCTACCGCTTCCTCGCGCCCAAGAGCTACGAGGGCGTGCAGTACGGCATCGCGCTCGGCGGCAACGCCAACGGCATCCTCTACAACAAGGACGTCTACGAGCAGGCGGGCGTCGACACCTTCCCGACCACCGAGAAGGAGTGGCTCGCCGCGGCCGCCAAGATCAAGGCGACCGGCGCCATCCCGCTGTACACCAACTACAAGGACGGCTGGCCGCTCAGCCAGTGGTCGGGCAACATGGGCGCCATCACCGGCGACCCGGATGCGGTGAACAAGATCGCCGAAGAGGACGCCCCGTGGACGGAGGGCGGTGAGCTCTACGCGATCGACTCGCTCATCTACGAGTCGGTGGCCGGCGGCTTCACCGAGGCCGACCCGCTCACCACCAACTGGGAGCAGTCGAAGGTCGACTTCGCCACCGGCAAGATCGCCACCATGGCGCTCGGCTCGTGGGCCATCTCGCAGATGCAGGCGGCCGCCACCGACAACGGCATCGACCCCTCGGTCGTGGGCTACGCGGCCTTCCCGGCCACGGCATCCGACGGCACGCAGTACGCGATCGTCGGCGGCGACTACAACCTCGGCATCAACAAGCACTCGAAGGTCAAGGCCGCCGCGAAGGCGTGGATCGACTTCCTCATCGAGGACTCCGGATTCACCGACACGCAGGGCATGGTCTCGCCGCTGCTCTCGAAGGACCTGCCCGACAACCTCGCCGGCTTCGCCGACGCGGGCGTCGAGCTGCTCGAGCTGAACGCCGCACCGGCCGGCAAGGAGGCGCTGTTCAACAACATCGCCGACGCCGCTCAGATCGACATCTGGGGCAACATCTACCGGCAGAAGCTCGTCGACATCGCCCGCGGTGCCGCCGACGGCGACAAGGAGTCGTACTTCGCCGAGCTGAACGAGCGCTGGGCCGACGCCCGGGCCGCGCAGGGCTGA